In Mastigocladopsis repens PCC 10914, a single window of DNA contains:
- a CDS encoding transposase has translation FSETYSQDIHILQLDNGAFHFSQHLKLPENIVLLFQPPHTPQVNPIERLWEEVKRHLTWESFSTLDELREFIWKRLEQLNTSIVASITGWDFILDALFVSGFS, from the coding sequence ATTCTCAGAGACTTATTCTCAAGATATACATATTCTTCAGTTAGATAATGGAGCGTTTCATTTTAGTCAGCATCTCAAACTACCAGAAAATATAGTTTTGTTATTTCAGCCTCCGCATACACCTCAAGTTAATCCAATTGAAAGATTGTGGGAGGAGGTTAAAAGGCATTTAACTTGGGAAAGCTTCTCAACTTTAGATGAATTAAGAGAATTTATTTGGAAGCGATTGGAACAATTAAACACATCAATCGTTGCTTCTATTACAGGTTGGGATTTTATTCTTGATGCTTTATTTGTATCAGGCTTTTCGTGA